AGGGAAGGGCAATACTCCCACGAAGCTGCCCAGCACCGCCCCATCGGCTATGGCATCACTCGTATCTTCAACGGAGGCCGTTACAAACAGTGTGTCCTGAAATACGGTAGCTCCTGAAAAACCCGCAGGTTTTCCTTCGATGGTAGGCAAGACGTACAGCTGCGTCTGCACCCTAGGTACCTGCATCTGACGATGGCGCAGATAGTCGAGCGTGGGCATAAGCGGCAAGCGGAACACTAAGTTGCCGGCCGCAGACCCTACCGTTCGCTGAAACAGTAACAACTCCGTTTGGGTAGTAGCGGCAGCTTCTAGGTTGAGCGTGATGCCCGGCGGCAAAGCCGCCCTCAGTGCTGCGTACAAGCCCGCCAACGACACCGGATACACAGTAGCCGCTGCCTTTGCATCGGCTGTCAGGCCAACCCAGAATCCGTTTTCACGCGCCGCAGTTGCTCCAGAGCCTAGCAAAAGGAGGCTAGTTTCGCCATCAGGACCAGGCACTACGGTCATGCTTTCGAGGTCTAGCTTTAGATTTTTGGGAATGCGGCCGGTGCTGAAGTGGGCCGTTTCGAACAACGTGATGGGCGCACCAGCCGCAAACGAGTGTGCATCGAGGCAGTACAGAAAAGGCGAATCATCCCCGATGATGTACGCCCGGTCGCCTATTACCTCCACCCCAGATGCCGACGGCAGATTAGGCAATTCCAACTGACGCAGAATAGTAGCTTGCATGGGCACTATCAAATAGAAACTGGATGAACAAAAAAGACCGTCAAGCAGCTATATACTGCTTGACGGTCTTTTCAGAAAGATTCAGGCAGAACCTAGCTACTGCTTGGTAATCGTGAATTCTACGCGCCGATTGAGTCGGCGGGTTTCTTCTTTTTCGTTGCTGCCCCGGGGCTTTGTACCGCCATAGCCAATTACACTGATCCTATTCTCGGCAATGCCGCGGGTAATAAGGTAGCGGCGTACTTCTGCTACGCGGTCTTCCGAGAGCTTCTGGTTGAGCGCTGGATTGCCCTGGTTATCGGTGTGCCCTTCGAGGCGGATATTCACCGTGGGGTTGTCGGTGAGAGTACGGGCGAGGCGATTCAGCTCAGCGTACGAATCGGGTAGTAGTGCGTATTTGCCTTGGGCAAAAATGAGGGTAGGTAGTTCCAAGCTTGAGCCAACGCTCGCCGGCACAAGCAGCAAATCGCGGTTGAGCGAGCCCACCATCGTTACGGTGTCAGAGGCCGTAAGATAGCTAGTGCTGGTAGCCGCTAGGCGGTACTGCCCCGGAGGCAAGGAGAATTGAAATCCGCCACCCGACGCGTCGGTGCGGGCCGTTGCGTTAAAAGCTAGGTCGCTGCTGAGGCGGGTCACTTTCACTTCTGCCACAACGGGCTTTCGCGTTTTGGCGTCGAGCGCCCGACCTGTGAGCAACGTACGAGCCGCTACCTGCGGATCGACAGGAGCAGTGACCGCCGTATCGATGGGCGGTATGCCGGCAACAGCCCGAAAGAGGTCGGCAGGATTGTTAGCCGTACGCCCCGATGCAAAATAGGCCTGCTTGCCGTCGGGCGTGAGGCTAAGGTAAGCATCAAAGCCTGGCCCGTTGAGCGGCGCTCCTAGGTTACGGGGCTCCGTCCAGTTCGTCCAAGTGTCGTCGAGGCGGGTACTCACGAAAATATCGGCGCCGCCGTAGCCCGCGTGGCCATACGACGAGAAATACAAGGTCTTGCCATCGGGTGCCAGCCAAGGTGCAAACTCAAAGCCCGGCGAGTTGAGTACTCGACCTAGGTTCAATGGCTCCGACCAAGCTCCGCCCGACCCTGCCCGGCTCACATACAAGTCGTTGTTACCGTAGGAATCGGAGCGCTCCAGCGAAAGTAGTAAGATCTTCTCGTCGGGCGTTTCGAAGAAGTCCGTAGCGATATTGGTGGAATAGTAATTAGCAATTGACAGGCGTTGGGGCCGTGAGCCTTTCGCCAAGTTGCGCGCCACCTTCGACACGCCTTCGTCGCGGAAGCTACCTTCGCGTTCATACGTGCCGCGTACGAGCAGCGAATTGCCGTTGTTCGTAATGGCCATCACCCCATTGTGCTGGGGCGTGTTTAAAGCGTCTAAGCGCGTGGCGGTGGCCCATGCTCGTCCGTCGGCGGATGTGCTCAGCCAGCTGTCGCCTGACTCCGTATTGCCTTCCGTATTAGCGTCGTACTTCGTTCGCACGAAATACAAAGTGTGGCCATCAGGCGCTAGCACAGGTTTTAACTCATTGCCGGGCGTGTTCAAGGCAGTTAGCGGCTCGGGTGTGCCAAAGCTTGGCTGCTTAGGATCTAGGTTTAGATGCAGCTTAAATAAGCGCCACTGCTGCGTAGCACGGTTCTGAGCCTGCTGCGCTACTATGGGGGTGCCATTGGCTTTATCAGCCGCGGCCAGCGACGCGCAGCGCTCGGTGCCGCGGTTAAGCAGCTGAATACTCCCAACTGGCCCGCCGGCTGTCAGTGCCCATTGTTGGTAGAAGCTGCCCGACCAAGGCCGCTGTACAAGCGGCGAACTTTCCTCGTTCTTATCAACGGTCAAGCACGCGCCGCTATGCTTGGCTTCGATGCGAAAATACACGCTACCGGGCGACACCCGTACAAAGCGCCACTGCTGACTCGGAGACTGAGTAAATTCCCACTGCACCGTAGCAGCACCGGGCTCAGCGGAGGCATTGGCCACATCGAGCGAACGACCACTGCTGCGAGCTATGATGCCGTAGTACGAGTTTTCGTCGGGCAAAAAAGCAGGCTGTTGTGCCCATAGTGGCTCGGCGCGGAGCCCTAGCACTACTAATAGGAGAAAAAGAAATCGAAACGACAAAGCATTCATGCAAGCAAAACGACTAGACTGGGCCGCAAGTTAGCCGAAATCCGGCCGTAGCCTGTTCTACTGGTGCGGCACATAAAAATGCCGCGCTTCCTTCGAACGAAGAAAGCGCGGCTTTGCAGGTAAACAGGTGTACAGGCTAGGGCGATATTAGGAGCGGCTAGCGTTGTTAATGTATTTGAAGCGAACGAACCGTTCGTTCTCGTAGATAGCCGTAAAATGGCCACCTTCCGCCTGCTTGTTTTCGTTGTTTTTGCGATCTGCTGCTTTGGTAGGCGCAGGTGAGGTAGGTACCGAAGGATAAGCTCCGGGCATCACTCCGGGCATATGGCAGATGAAGGAGAGAATTTTCGACGCCATGGTAAAAAGTTTGTTTTTAATAAATAGGTGAGTGTAGTAGCTGGACCTTAGCAAGCCTAATTGCAACCGCAAAAATCGGCGCCTGTACTTGAATAATCCAATCTTTTATAAGACGAATCAAATGTAAGAATATAATTATTGTTTTGGATGATGACAAGGTGAATTTTTTATTAAAAAAGATAAAAATACGTATAAACGCGTACTGATTGTCCGTGTTGATACATAGATAATAAGCTGACTGCTTGAATGATAACGTATCATAAATTGTTACATCTAAGTACCAGAACTGAACTCTAGCATCGCCTCCCTTCCAGCTATTATTCACCTGCTACATCACTGACTTTCTGTTCAATTTCTCTCTTTCTCCTCATCTCTCCCCCTATGCGTAAAGGCACCAAAGTCAGTTGGAAATATGGTACTGGTACTGCCACCGGCAAGATTGAAGAAACCCACAAAGAATCGATAACGCGTAAGATGAAGGGCCATACTGTTACGCGCCACGGCACGGCCGACAATCCCGCTTTCGTTATCCTTCAGACTAACGGCGACCGGGTACTCAAACTAAAAAGCGAAGTACAAGTGGTACCTAGCTAAAAAAGAAAGCCTTACCCGATGCGGGTAAGGCTTTCTTTTTTAGCTAGGTAAAGAGGTTATCCCACTAATTAAGCATTATGCTTGTCGGGTTTGATGAAAGCTTCTTCGTCCATCTCGGTAGGCACTACCACGATGCCTCTTTGCAGCATTGAGTTGCGCTTGCCGTAAAGGAAGTAGACTACGAAGCCGAGCAGCATCCAGGCGAAAGCCACTTTTAAGGTAAACGAATCGAGGCCCACAATCAGCAGCGTACACACGATAGCCCCCATGATGGGCACCAGCGGAAAGGCGGGTGTGGAAAGCGGCGCGCGGAACGGGCGCGGCTGCGCGGGATCCGACTTGCGCATAATCCACACGCCGATGCTCACCAGCACGAAGGCCAGCAGGGTGCCAAACGAGGTGAGGTCGCCGGCCAGCGAGCCGGGCACGAAGGCCGCAAACAAACCCACGAACACCATCAGCATGAGGTTAGATTTGTAAGGCGTGTTGAACCTAGGGTGCAGTTCCGAGAAGGCTTTGGGCATGAGGCCGTCCTTGGCCATCGAGAAGAACACGCGGCTCTGGCCCATCAGCATGACGAGGATAACCGAGGTGAAACCGAGCAAAATACCAACCGTGACGGCCGTAGCCAGCCAGCCGTAGCCGGGCATGTGCGCCCGAATGGCGTAGGCCACCGATGCCTCGCCGCCCAGCGCAGGGTCAGCAAATTCGCGCCAATTGGCCACGCCCGTCAGCACGTGCCCAAACAAGATGTAGAGCACCGTGCAAATGGCCAACGAACCTAAGATACCGATGGGCATGTCGCGCTTAGGATTTTTGGCCTCTTGCGCGGCCGTGCTCACGGCATCAAACCCGATGAACGCGAAGAACACAATGCCCGCGCCCCCGATGATGCCGCCCCAGCCGTGCTTGAAAAAGCCTTCGTAGGTACGGACGGCTTCGCCAGCCGCGTTTTTCACCACGGCATCAGCCGGAATGAGGTAGGGCGTGTGGTTAGAAGGATTAATGAACTGCCAGCCTACGGCGATGAAAACCACTACGATGAGGGTTTTGAGCACCACGATAACGGCGTTGAACAGGGCTGACTCCTGAGTACCTTTCACTAGCAATAAGCTCAGCATCACGATGATGAGCAAGGCCGGCAGGTTGATGAGGCCGTGCTCGGTCACGCCGTTTATCACGGCCGACTCGAAGGGTGAGTGGCTGAGATTATATGGGATACTTGTCCCAAAAACCTCTAAGAGCTTGTTCAGGTATTCGCTCCAGGCGATGGACACGGTGGCCGCGCCCAGCGCGTATTCCATGATGAGCGCCCAGCCGATAACCCAGGCCACAAACTCGCCCATGGTGGTGTAGGCGTAGGTATAGGCCGAGCCGGCAATCGGAATCATGGCCGCAAACTCGGCGTAGCAAAGCCCAGCAAACACGCAGCCAAACGCGGCCAGGACAAACGCCAGCGTCACGCCCGGCCCCGAGGCCTGAGCCGCCGCCGCCGCCGTACGCACAAACAGGCCCGCCCCGATGATGGCGCCCACGCCCAGTGCCACGAGGTTGCCCGCACCCAGCGTGCGCTTGAGCGCGCCGTGCCCCGAAGAGTTGGCTTCACCCAGCAGTTGCGCTAAGGGTTTCTTGGCGAAAATATTTGCCATAGACAGAATAGAAAATGAGAAAGTGAAAGAAGGTGTAGATGCTGTGGTGCAACAAAAAGCCACATTTCGGCTGGCCCGAATATAGCTTTTTATCCGGTTATCGTGGTTGAAGCTAGCGGAAGCGTAAACTTTCTCCGGTGTTGGTTAAACCTAGCGCTCGTCCTACCATCCAACCGCCAATACATACCTAAACAGACACACCCCTCATGAAAAAGTTGCTCATCCTTCTCGCTGCTTTCGCCTTGTCTACGGGCGTAGCCTCTGCCCAAACCGATGATATGTCTAACGCTGGCGGCATGGCTCGTGGGGGCATGGGTCGCGGCATGCAACGCTCACCGGAACAAATGGCCGAAGCTCGCGCCAAGCAGCTCACCACCCAGCTAGGTCTGAACGCCGACCAAACGGAGAAAGTACGCCAGCTCGCGCTTACCCAAGCGCAGCAGATGCAGGAAAAGCGCGCCAGCGCGATGGCCAGCGGCGACCGGACTGCCATGCGCGGTGATATGCAAGCCGCTCGGGAACAATACGAAACCCAACTCAAAGGCATTCTGACGCCCGAGCAGTTCACCAAGTACACCACTATGCGCGACGAGCGGATGGAAGGCCGCCTAGAACAGCGCAAGGAAGGCAAAGCCAAAATGAAAGAAGACAAGGTTAAGCTGAAAAGCTAAGCTAGGTTCCTTATTTTCCCCTGTAGAAAGCCCCGACCAAGAGGTCGGGGCTTTTTTTGTTTGTTTGGTTCGTGGTAGGGCAACTTATTTCGTTCCTACCCTTAATCTCTTTTTGGATACTCAACCAGAAACCCTTTAGCCAGAAGCGTGTATCTTAAGGTCGTAGATACAGTTGTTCCTTTCAGCAGCTTAGTCTGCCAGCAGTTCTTCTATTTCGAACCTGCTCGTCCTACGTCACCTTACGTATATTTGGAGTGCTCACCTACTTCTTCGTAAGTAGTAGTGCCTCCCACCACAACCAACCACCATGAGTCCTCTACCTAGTAGTAGTACCTCCGTCCAGATTCAGCAATTTTATGATAAAGGCCTGGCTCAAGCGAGCTATGCCATCCGCTGCGGCCGCCAAGTGGCGCTCATCGACCCAGGCCGCGACCCACAACCTTACTACGACTTCTCCGACGAGCACGACGCACGTATTGTCGCGGTCATTGAAACCCATACCCACGCCGACTTCATCTCCAGCCATCTGGAAATAGCCGAGGAAGCTGGCGCCACTATTTATTGCAGCAAGTATTCGAAGGCTCTTTACCCCCACGATACCTTCGACGACGGCGACCGAATCAACCTAGGCTCCGTGGAGCTGCATGCGCTGAACACACCTGGCCACTCGCCCGATAGCATTTCGGTGCTGCTGATGGACGACGGTGCCCAGACGCGTGCCGTGTTTACCGGCGATACGCTTTTCGTGGGTGATGTAGGTCGCCCTGATTTGCGCGAAGACGCCGCGCTCGGCAACCATCAGCGTGAAGAACTCGCTGCGCAGCTGTACCGCAGCACCCGCCAGCGGCTAATGTCGTTGCCGCCCACTACGCGTGTATACCCCGCGCACGGCCCCGGTTCCTTATGTGGCAAAGTAACGAGCCCCGAACTGGACAGTACCATCGGTAAGGAGCTGAAGACTAACTATGCGTTGCAAGCCATGTCGGAGGCCGAGTTTGTGCGTGTTCTTTTAGAAGACCAACCGTTTGTGCCGAAGTATTTTCCGTACGGCGTCGCGCTCAACAAGTTAGGTGCCCAGCCGTTTGAAGACAGCGTGCGGGCGGTGCCTCGCCTACAGTCAGACGCCTTGCTGGCAAATGACGTCCTGGTTGTCGATACCCGACCTGCGCCTTCATTCCGAGCCGGCCACTTGGAAGGTGCTATCAACCTGATGGATGGGGGGAAGTTTGAAACCTGGCTCGGCTCGGTGGTAGGCCCGAAGGAATCGTTTTACTTGCTCGCTGATTCGCAGATTGCCCTCGACACGGTAATCCGCAAAACAGCCAAAATCGGCTACGAAACTAATATTCGTGGTGCCTTGCTTACCCCGGCGGTGCTGCCTATGACCAGCCCGGAGCTTGACCTAGAGCAAGTACGCCAGCATGCCGATGATTTTACCATCGTGGATATTCGCAACACGAACGAGAACAAGTCACCGATTTTCGCCAATGCCCTCTCAATTCCGCTTCCCGAGCTGCGCGAGCGGGCCCATGAGGTACCTACCGATAAGCCCATCCTAGTGCATTGCGCGGGCGGCTACCGCTCGGCGGCAGGTGCCAGCATTTTACAGGCCGCTCTGCCCGGTGCTGCCGTTTACGACCTCGGTGAGGCCATTACGGAGTTTCAGAAGCAGCCGGTTCATTAAGCGCTTAGCGCAAAGCTCAAGCTTCGCGTATTGTTGAAGGGTGTAGCGCGAAGCTCTCGCTTCGCGCGTCGTTGAACGAATAGCGCCTAGGTTGTCGTGCTAGCTTTATTGTTCAACGCTGCGCGAAGCTCCCGCTTCGCGCTACACCGTGCTAACGTCCTCGTTTAACGCAGCGCGAAGCCCTTACTTCGCGCTGCAGGGCCGTACTCTTTGCGAGAAATAACTTAATTTCGAAGTTGCTTTCTTTGCTTCTTCCCTCCTATGCTAATTCTTCACACGGCTGATTGGCACCTAGGTCAGCGCTTCATTGGCGGCCATGAGCGCACCGAAGAACACCGGTATTTTCTTACTTGGCTAGTTCAAATCGTACGCGAACAGGCCGTGGAAGTGCTCGTGGTGGCCGGTGACGTATTCGATACTGGCTCCCCTTCGAATGCTGCGCTGGAGCTGTATTACAACTTTCTGCTGCAAATGCAGGCCACTGCCTGCCGCGACATTGTGATTGTAGGCGGTAACCACGACTCCCCGGCTACGCTCAATGCCCCGGCTCGCCTGCTGCGGCATTTGCGCGTGCACGTGGTTGGTTGCGTACCCGAGTGCTTTGAGGATCAGGTCCTCGTGCTGGATGACGCGCAAGGCAAGCCGGGCTTGGTAGTATGCGCTATTCCTTTCCTGCGCGACCGGGATGTGCGCCTGTCGGTGCCCGGCGAATCGGCGGAGGAGCGCGAGGTGCGCATCCGCCAGGGCATTGCGGATCACTATGCCCGAGCCGCGGAAGTTGAAATGGTGTGGCAGTTGAAAGAAGCCGGCGTGCCCGTGCTGGCTACCGGCCACCTCTACGCCGCTGGCGGTGCCGCCTCCGACTCAGAGCGCACGATTCACGTGGGCAACCTAGGTCAGATATCGGCCGAGCACTTTCCGGAAGTATTTGATTATGTGGCCCTAGGTCACTTGCACCGACCGCAGCGCGTGGGTGGCCGCGAGCATATCCGCTACTCCGGCTCCCCCATTCCTCTCTCCTTCTCCGAAATCGACCACGGCAAGGAAGTGCTTTTGTTAGATTTTGTACCAGGAAGCGTACAGATTCAAACCCTGGCCGTGCCTGGCAGCCGACGCCTAGCTCGCTTCCACGGTTCGCTGGATGAAGTACTTAGCAAGCTCACCAGCTACGACAACGCGGGCTACCTACTCCCCGCTTGGATCGATTTGGAAGTGCGCTCGGAGCTAGGGCAAACCGAAGTAGCCGAGCAGCTTCTGAAAGTCATTGCTACGCTCGACCGCACCCAAATCGAAGTCCTGAATCGTCGTCACCTGCGCTTGGTGGCTTTGCGCCCCCTCGATGAGCCGGAACCCCTAACCCGCAGCCTCCACGATTTTACGGAGCGTGAAGTATTTGAGCGTCGCTTGGAAACGGAGCCGGAGGAAACACGTCAAGAGCTACTACGCGCCTTCGATGAGCTGCTGGAATTGATTCGAGAAGCATAGTACGGACTACAACCAAAGATCGGCATAACCTAAAGCGCACGCGCTTTGTAACATTCGGAGCCATTGTCTGTATGTCTTGCTGAGCTTCCTACCTGATTTAGGATGGAGCACAGCCTCAGTTCTTACCAACAGACTTTCAATGGCAACAGAGCCCACAACTACTTCCCCCCATAGCCTAGCTTCGGAGCCAACCACCATTGTGCTGGCAGGTTCCACCGGAGCCCTAGGGTTGTTAATTGCACATCATCTTCGGCGCCGGGGTGCGGCCGTGCGGGCGCTTGTGCGGCCGGGGAAGGGCAACACGGCCGAAGCCACTTCGCTACGCTTGCAAGGGTGTGAGCTTGTGGAAGTTGATTACAACAACGCCGAGGAGCTGAAAAAAGCCTGCGCTGGTACTGGTTGCGTGGTATCGGCTTTGTCGGGGCTGCGGGAGGTGATTGTTGAGGCGCAGACCCGCCTGCTCGATGCGGCTGTGGCGGCGGGCGTACCACGCTTTATCCCGTCTGACTACTCAGCCGATTTTACCCGCTTGCCCGAGGGCTCGAATCGCAACTTCGACCTGCGCCGAGAATTTCAGCGCCGGGTTGATCAGGCCCCTATCCAGGCGACTTCCATTCTCAACGGCATGTTCATGGACTTGCTGAAAGGGCAAGCGCCGGTTGTCCTGCAAGGTCCGCGCCGGGTGGTGTACTGGGGCGATGCCGACCAGCCGCTGGACTTCACCACGATGGTAGACACCGCTAACTTCACGGCGGCCGCTGCTCTCGACCCCAACACCCCCCGCTTCCTGCGCGTGGCCGGCGAGGTAGCCAGCATCCGCGACCTGCAAGCCGACGCCAGCAAAGCCACCGGCCAACGATACAAACTCTTGCGCATGGGCGGCCTAGGTGTGCTCGCCGGCATGATCAAGGTAACGCGCACCTTGTTTCCGGCGAAAAACGAAGTATTTCCACCTTGGCAAGGCATGCAGTACTTGCACAATATGTTCACCGGTCAAGCAAAGCTAGCTGAGCCATTAGACAATGCACGCTACTCCGATATCCAGTGGACGAAAGTGCAGGATTTGCTAGCGGTGAAATAGCAAGTACAAACCTTGGTTACTAAAGCAACGCCGCCACCCAGACTAGCTAGGTGGCGGCGTTGCTTTATTTTTTCCACTGGGTTTTGCGGAACCGCTTCCAATTGCGCTGTTGGTTCGCAAAGGTAGAGTTGGGAGTTTCAGGCCCGTGTGGGAAGCAGAATGAACATCCCTGGCAGTATGTTGTCCGTGCCACCTGCACATTTGAAAGTTTGACTGGCAGCGCCGCAAACGCTCCTTCTTCAAGGATGCCAAAGGCTTTGTTGAGTTATTTTACTCGTTTCATGAAGCTTTAGGTTGGTACCTAAAGCGAGCTTCCTTTCGCAAATGTGAGCATGAAGATCATGGCAACGAGAAGATTATAGAAGCACTTTTGCTTGCCTCCGCAGCACAAGTATAGGTATCTTCGTGGTCTTACAAGTTTGTAGTCACGATATTTCGTGGCAATACGGTTGACTGTCTTCGTGCCACTTAGCGCGGCAGGAGCCTAGCTTACTTCGGCGCCCTCCTAGCCGACTTTTACTCATGAAAATTCTCCGCGTCCGTTTCTTTAACCTTAACTCGCTGCGCGGGCAGCACGAAGTTGACTTCGCCAACTCGCCGCTCGTCGACGCGGGCTTGTTTGCCATTACCGGCGCCACCGGCGCGGGCAAAACCACCATCCTCGACGCCATTACCCTAGCCCTCTACGGCCAGGTGCCGCGCCACGACGGCAGCGGCCCCGAGCAGGTGATGAGCCACGGCACCGGCGAAAGCTGGGCAGAAGTGGAGTTTGCGGTGAATGGCAACTTGTACCGCGCCAAGTGGGGCCAGCACCGCGCCCGCAAGCGCCCCGATGGCCCACTGCAAGATTCGCGCATGGAGCTGAGCGAGCGACGCGTAGTAGAAGGAGAGGAAACCTGGCCCTTCTTAGAGACTTACAAGTCGAAGGTGCCGAGCAAAGTAGCAGAGTTGAGCGGCCTGGAGTACCGACAGTTTCTGCGTTCGGTGCTGCTGGCGCAGGGCGAGTTTACGCGGTTTTTGAAGTCAAGCCCCGGCGAGCGTGCCCAGCTGTTGGAGAAGATCACCGACACGCGCAAGTACTCGGATATTTCGGTTTTTGCCTTCCGCAAAGCCAAGGAAGAGGCCCAGCAAGTGGACGTACTACGCGCCGGGCTAGCGGGCGTGACGCTCCTTTCTGCCGAGGAAGTGACGGTGTTGGAAGCCGAAGTACAAGATCTGCAAAAGCAGGTCGCCAACACGACGGCTGAGCAACAACGCCTGAATGAAGCTAAAAACTGGCTCGATCGGCTGGTCGACCTAGCTAGCCAGCAGCATCGCGGCCAGCAGCAGCTTACCGAGCTTACCGCCAAAGCCGAAACGCTGGTGCCCACGCAGCAACGCCTTCAGAAGCACACCCAAGCGCTTCCCTTCCGCACGCCGTGGGCATTATTACAACGAGCCGAAGAGGATATTCAGAAGCTGCAACGCAGCGCCGAGGAACTGCGCCAACAGCTTCCGCAGCTCCAACAGCAGTTGGTTGCCGCCACACAGGTACGCACCGCCGCCGCCGAAGCAAGAGAGGCCGCGCTGGCTGCTCAGCAAGAGCAAGAGCCACGTTTGCGTGAAGCTGAACAACTCGATTTATTAGTGAAGCGCGACGAGGAACTGCTCCAACAAGCCCGACAGCTTTACGACCAGAAAAACGAGCAGTGCAAACGGCAGAAAACGGAGCTAGATCAGCTCACCGCGCAAGCTCGCACCTTCCGGCAACAGGTAACTGAGTTGGTAACTTGGCTCAACCAACACCGCCCTTTGGCCGAGTTAGCGGACACGCTACCGGAGCTGACGGCTCACTTGCAGGACTGGGACCATCTGCGCGGCGAGCTAGGCCAACTCGCGCAACGCCAACAGGAGCTTCAGCAACGGCAGCGCCAAGCCGCCGAAGCCGTATTGAAGCACCAGCAGCTAGCTACTATGGCGCAGCAACAACTCACCGACCTAGGTACGCAGCAACAAGCCGCCGCCACTCACCGCGACCAATGGCTGCGGCGTCTGCACCACCATGCGGCCCAACTAGACCGCGACTACAAAGCGCAGCAGCAGCACTGGGACGATTTGCGCCGCTCCATGCAGCTTCAGCAGCTTATTCTTTCGCACACCGAAACGCGCGAACTACTCACGCCGGGGCAGCCGTGCCCGGTGTGCGGCGCCCTCGAGCACCCATTTGCCGCCGGCCTGCTAGGTATCAGTGAGGAATCGTTGGAGCGCGATAAGAACCGGGAAGAGGAGCTCAGCCAACAGGTACGGGCTCTGAATACACGCCTAAACCGCACGTCTACCTACGTGAACATGCTGGAGCAGGCCGGCGGGCAACTCGCCACTGCTGTTCCTAGTATTCTGCCGCTGCTGCTAGAGGCCGATGAGCGCATGGCCGCTGATGAGGTGAAAGCCGTCGTGCAGCAACTCCGCACCCTGGAGCAGCAGCGCCCAGCGGCGGAAGTCGCTTTGGCACAAGCCCTAACGCAGCAGGAAAGTACCCAGCGTCAACAGCAGGAGTATCAACAGGATTTAGCCACAGTAGCGGCTGCCCTGCGCGACGCGGAAGAGCGCGTGCCATTGGTAAAGCAACAGATCAGCAGCTTGCTGAGCAGCTTCGGGTTGAGCTTCAACGAGGAGAATGGTCGTGAGCTGATTGCGCGGTGTCGCCAGCTCAGTGCTGAGTTTGAGCAGAAGAAAGAGGCGTTGGCTTTGTTGGAAAAGCAGAGCGAAACCAGCCAAGCTAGGTCAGAGGAACTCGCCAAAAATCACGCAGAAACGCATCAGTGGCTGCGCGAAAACAAGCAGGATCTAGTTGATAAGTACGCCGCCATTCAGCAGCAAAAAGCGCAACGCCAAGCCCTCTTTGCGGGCTCTAACATAGCTGCTGCCCGCCAGCAGCTCGCCGCTGAAGCGCAACGCCGCAGCACCGAGCTGGACCGCTTGACGCAAGCCCTGCATGAGCAGCAAACCCGCCTTACCCGCGCCGACGATCAGCTCCGGCAGCGCGAGCAGGATGCGCAGCAGCAGCACCAGGAGCGCGAGCAGCAACATGCCGCCCTCGTGGCCGACCTAGCTGCCGCCGGTCTCCCCCACGACCCCACGGCGCTGGCGGCCTTGTTGCTGCCT
This Hymenobacter sp. GOD-10R DNA region includes the following protein-coding sequences:
- a CDS encoding SbcC/MukB-like Walker B domain-containing protein codes for the protein MKILRVRFFNLNSLRGQHEVDFANSPLVDAGLFAITGATGAGKTTILDAITLALYGQVPRHDGSGPEQVMSHGTGESWAEVEFAVNGNLYRAKWGQHRARKRPDGPLQDSRMELSERRVVEGEETWPFLETYKSKVPSKVAELSGLEYRQFLRSVLLAQGEFTRFLKSSPGERAQLLEKITDTRKYSDISVFAFRKAKEEAQQVDVLRAGLAGVTLLSAEEVTVLEAEVQDLQKQVANTTAEQQRLNEAKNWLDRLVDLASQQHRGQQQLTELTAKAETLVPTQQRLQKHTQALPFRTPWALLQRAEEDIQKLQRSAEELRQQLPQLQQQLVAATQVRTAAAEAREAALAAQQEQEPRLREAEQLDLLVKRDEELLQQARQLYDQKNEQCKRQKTELDQLTAQARTFRQQVTELVTWLNQHRPLAELADTLPELTAHLQDWDHLRGELGQLAQRQQELQQRQRQAAEAVLKHQQLATMAQQQLTDLGTQQQAAATHRDQWLRRLHHHAAQLDRDYKAQQQHWDDLRRSMQLQQLILSHTETRELLTPGQPCPVCGALEHPFAAGLLGISEESLERDKNREEELSQQVRALNTRLNRTSTYVNMLEQAGGQLATAVPSILPLLLEADERMAADEVKAVVQQLRTLEQQRPAAEVALAQALTQQESTQRQQQEYQQDLATVAAALRDAEERVPLVKQQISSLLSSFGLSFNEENGRELIARCRQLSAEFEQKKEALALLEKQSETSQARSEELAKNHAETHQWLRENKQDLVDKYAAIQQQKAQRQALFAGSNIAAARQQLAAEAQRRSTELDRLTQALHEQQTRLTRADDQLRQREQDAQQQHQEREQQHAALVADLAAAGLPHDPTALAALLLPDTEARRLTDELQSHERAVAATQQRLTEAAQQLQLEQARALTDEPSETIHEKHKAVNEKLAFLNQQLGQRQQRLTDHHRGLERHAKLAVELEKQQQEARRWRSLADLIGAADGKKFSEFAQGLTLARLTELANRHLHRLNDRYRITRNPDEHLDLLIVDHYQADSTRSMNSLSGGESFLVSLALALGLSELAGRKTQIDTLFIDEGFGTLDPDALDVALSALETLQGSGKMIGVISHVDALKERVTTQIHVRKGAGGVSSLRVVGFGETS
- a CDS encoding exonuclease SbcCD subunit D C-terminal domain-containing protein, giving the protein MLILHTADWHLGQRFIGGHERTEEHRYFLTWLVQIVREQAVEVLVVAGDVFDTGSPSNAALELYYNFLLQMQATACRDIVIVGGNHDSPATLNAPARLLRHLRVHVVGCVPECFEDQVLVLDDAQGKPGLVVCAIPFLRDRDVRLSVPGESAEEREVRIRQGIADHYARAAEVEMVWQLKEAGVPVLATGHLYAAGGAASDSERTIHVGNLGQISAEHFPEVFDYVALGHLHRPQRVGGREHIRYSGSPIPLSFSEIDHGKEVLLLDFVPGSVQIQTLAVPGSRRLARFHGSLDEVLSKLTSYDNAGYLLPAWIDLEVRSELGQTEVAEQLLKVIATLDRTQIEVLNRRHLRLVALRPLDEPEPLTRSLHDFTEREVFERRLETEPEETRQELLRAFDELLELIREA
- a CDS encoding NmrA family NAD(P)-binding protein produces the protein MATEPTTTSPHSLASEPTTIVLAGSTGALGLLIAHHLRRRGAAVRALVRPGKGNTAEATSLRLQGCELVEVDYNNAEELKKACAGTGCVVSALSGLREVIVEAQTRLLDAAVAAGVPRFIPSDYSADFTRLPEGSNRNFDLRREFQRRVDQAPIQATSILNGMFMDLLKGQAPVVLQGPRRVVYWGDADQPLDFTTMVDTANFTAAAALDPNTPRFLRVAGEVASIRDLQADASKATGQRYKLLRMGGLGVLAGMIKVTRTLFPAKNEVFPPWQGMQYLHNMFTGQAKLAEPLDNARYSDIQWTKVQDLLAVK